A window of Poecilia reticulata strain Guanapo linkage group LG23, Guppy_female_1.0+MT, whole genome shotgun sequence genomic DNA:
gaatttaaaagGCTAACTACAGTTTAAGATATAAACTTGCCATGGAAAATCTCaccataaaaagaaatttgtgccatttttgaattgcagtcaggggccacacaaaattaataaaaagggCCAAAAATGGCCCCCAagccacactttgaacacccaACTATTGAGAGTAAGTGTGCAGATGTTCTCATAATTGTGTATGTTGTATCATGagcaaacaaaaccttaaagctTTAATATGTAGTAATAATTGTGTTTCTGATAGTACAAGGTTCAACGTTTCCATTTTATGACTGTAGACGGTTAAGTGGACAAAACTGGGGTTGTGTACTTTAATTAACAAACCTGACTGAGGCACCACAGCTGTCAGTCAAAACTAATCGTACAACAAACCCTGCTGgttattggtttattttatacaaatagTATTGAATCCTTAGTTTTGCAAGACAAAGATGTTGAGGATCAGTCGCTGAcggacacaaaaacaacaacagaaggTGTTTACAACTGCGGGAGGATCAATTTTGATCTTTTATCTTCGACAGCTGCTTTTATTGACAACAACTTCAGCAGAACAGACGAGGGTTAGACTAAAATATTAATCTAAAAGCGAATTTGAACCCTTGTTATCCATCTGCTCTTTGATCCATTTATCTATTGCGTCTCACAGAGTGGACCTTGTTACACTTTATTCCACCTCGCCTTCTTTTTCCCACAATTAAGCTCCCTGCAAGAAAGGCTTTCTGGATAAGTTTCCTCTCCGCTCTGGTTTGGTTTTGtccaaaatgagagaaaaaaaaacctaaggtGGTTTTAATCCCATCCAAAAATAGTTGAACTGTTTTCAGTGGTGAATTGGTCATCCAATAGAGCATTGAATTGCTCGcatgtacattttaataaatcagagGTGGTAATTGatcaatgcaaacatttttgtttttattgacgGAGCGTGCCCTTTCTTCAAACTTTAATAAGCCTCCAATAATAAGCAGGAGTCTCTGCTTGTTCCCTTCGAGCATCAGAGTCATAAAAGaagattattttcagatttatctcTCAGGGGAACAAATACCTCTGTGTGCACAACAGCTTTGGatcaaaatgtgtatatttgtgAGTCGTATTGCCTTGTATAACAATATCTGTTTCTATGCACTGCTTTTCCAAATTGGGgtaatttttctcatttttcttggtttttcagGGAGCTTATTCAGCGATTCCAACAGAGTTGCATTCCATCGTGGAGACACTGATAAAGACCACCAACTCTTCCTTATTTCAGCGCCGCACAGTCAAAGAGCTGCTTTGGGGATACACAGATCCCATACTAAGAGGAGATGTGGGCTTCTTCTTAGATGTGAGTAAAGACctagaaataagaaaaaaaaaatctggagaaaGTTGCAAGAAATGCAAAGCTACTGTTAGTTTCCAAACAACTTTCCCTAAAAACTTGTATTTTCCTGGGATGCCTTCCAAAAACTCGCTGAATCGGAGCTGGAAAAAAGTAACAGGCAAGTTTGGAGAACATTTGGTGAAAAAATACCTGgtaatttccaaaataaaacttggtCAGATCAAATAAAATTTCACAGAAAGTTCCTGACCAATTCTGGGAAGTTCAGGTTAAGTAATTGGTAAGTTCCTGAAAATATTTGGCCAaattctgagataaaaaaaaagttgagttcTTAAAAATTGGTTGTTAAATTTAAAGGGAAGAACAGATTTAGTTCCAGCAAATAAACAAGCAAGTTTCAATCAGGTTGTCAGAAATAACTTGTAGGTTCTGGAGAGAAATTTTCCAGGTTCTTGGTATTGCAGGCTAAATTATTAATTgcagagaaaatacaaatgttttttttcttcctctcagtACAATAACACATACGATGGCCCTTTCGATGTCTTCACTGGGAAAGATGACATCGCAAACGTGGGAAAGATCGACAAGTGGAAAGAAAGCAAGTCAGTCTATTTAAGGCTACCATTTCCTGTCCACGGAAGTTTTCATGTAACCAAATTGAACAGAAATGTCCAGTATAAAATTGCTATAAAGTGTGCAAGCCAAAGTGATGCCACATACTTTACATCAGTGACATTCCTGCAACCTTTTGTCCTTGTCCTACACGGTTCAATGAAATGGCAAAACTGCTTTGCTAGCATGCAGTCAAGCTCTACGGAGCCctgctaatgagctaatattggagccaggtgtgctgaagcaaaGACGCAAATAAATGCGTTACATCAGTAGTTTGAGACCACTGCGTTAGATTCTGCATAGGAAATCTAATAATTAGGTTAGAAtagctgtatttttattactattatgagcaaaactttgtcgatattctgctaatgtggaaaaaacaatAACGCAGTTGcagtgttttaattaaatacgATCCGTTACTAAAATCAAACgtgaatacgtttgttcacacacgataagtaattaaaaaacatgtcGCACCATTATCATTCAACTACTTacggttttcttcttcttcttcgtggtttgcgtCAATgtcaacatccggttgttgatcatgtgacttgtgggAAGCGGGAAAAGGTGTTTAAACTGCAGTTTTGCCAAACGTAACCAAAGGAAACACCATATgtagcacttttaaaaatatatatatataaagttcttttttattatataatttttttgtttccattgagcaaatttattttctaaatgtccaATCCTATGACCAATGGAGACAACCACAGACATGCAGATCAGCTTATTTTAAGATTCGAGTTGATGTAGCCCTATTTTATCCCATACATTGTCAACAAACAACGTAGGCATAATGTACATAAGCGTATAttaaaaaagtaagtaaaaatttatatgtataatttatgttttgtgcCATAGGAGCTTAAGTTTCTGGAATGATGAATACTGTGATATGCTTAATGGGACAGGTATGTTACatcagtcaaaacaaaaactagacTCCATGTTGCATCTCTATGACCacgttttctttctgctcttcctTAGATgcttcctccttccctccctttgTGAACAAGAAGGATCCgctctttttcttctcctcagaCATCTGCAGGTGATTAATGTTCTGCTGTAGCTGGAGCCACTCATCCGATCTGTTATGTTGGGCATTCAGGctaaacttttacattttcctctCACACTAGTCAACTAGGTCAGAGCTTTTCAGAGAAGTTGTGTTTGAAATGGTTGTGGAATCTGGAACAGTCCCTCTGGTTCTTGTGACTTCAGGTCTGTGTCAGCCAGCTATGAGAGGACTATGAATCTGAAAGGAATCGATGTGTACCGATTCTCACTTCACGCATTGACTCTGGCCTCCCCTGAGGTCAATCCAGACAACAAATGCTTCTGCTCAAACATGAAGACCACCAAAAATTGCACACTGGCCGGCGTGCTGGATATCAGTGCCTGTCAGCAAGGTTAGTTACTTTAGAAAATACCAAAAACCAGCCAATCCATCTAATTTCAATCtgacatttaatatttagctttatgTTTCTGAACAGGGAGGCCTATTTATATCTCACTGCCCCACTTCCTGCATGGCAGTCCATCACTGCGGACCGATGTGCTTGGCTTAAACCCCCATGAAGAGCATCACAAAACCTTTCTGGATGTTGAACCTGTACGAGGAAGTCACCGAtcagcttttcttgttttatctttgGAAGATCAGTGGTTAATTTTAAGatgagattgtttttgttttcccaccAGACCTCTGGGTTTACTCTGAACTTTGCCAAGAGAATTCAAGTGAACATGATGTACGGACCATCAAAAGTCATCACGTGAGTTGgtgctttattttcttcaacaaTTTTGGGAAaggtttaattttgtgtttggtATCCAGGAAGTTGGGAAAGCTTTTTTCCAATCCTCTTCTTTACAACACTCCGAGTAGAGGCACTAGATGAGTTTGTGTACCAACCTTATCAGTATTTACATAATGTAATCACCCTAAAAAAGATTTGCATCATGCTATATTTGTATCAAAAATATCCTTTTAGGTCCCATGATTCTCAGAAATACAATGCATGAACAAGACTGCAGTCTGTAGGGCTCAGAGCATCAAGTTTATAAGGATAAAAGGAAATACTAAGGTAGTTTTTGCCTAGAAAGGAGATTGTTCCTTCTGAAAACCTCCAAATGGGATTTTCAGCACATAATAGCACCACTTCAACTGACTCCTTTGAAAACAGCAACTTCACTCCTTACCTTATCTCTAAGGCTGACCTTGCTAATCAAGAGAAGATAAAAATTTTAGATGCATTAGTATCTGGTATCTCATTAAATTCCATATCTTATCACTATAACTCAGGGTTGGGTTGTAGTCAAACTTGTAAACAGAGGGCTTTGATATTTGGCTAAGCTCTTTCGTTGCCATACCGGATCAATGCCAGCGTTACGGTAGATGAAGCTAAAGGACATTTGAAGCTCTCCCTCTTTATGCAAAGACTGACAGACGTACAGAGTCTTAACTTGTCAAGAGGATGCTGTTGATGTTTTCAAACTCCAGTATcattgtccatccatccatccatccatccattttctttacacccttgtccctcagtggggtcaggagggttgctggtgcccgtctccagctaatgttccgggcaagaggcggggtcaccctggacaggtcgccagtctgtcgcagggcaacacagagacacacaggacgctcgcacgcacgcacgcacgcacgcacgcacgcacacacacacacacacacacaattaactagacagtcatgtttttgtactgtgggaggaaaccggagtatccggagaaaacccacgcatgcacagggagaacatgcaaactccatgcagaaagaccggggccgggaatcgaacccagaaccttcttgctgcaaccCTCTTTAATTTCAAATCAGCTAGTCGGACATACCTCTTGCGTTGTAGCTAAGGTCAAACTTGGCACGGGATAGTCCATGCTTGACATTTTGGCTTGCCAAATTTTGTGTAGACTTCCTAAAGGTGTAAGCCAATCTTTTGATCCTGTGTAGTTAGCGGCCAACTCTTCAAGGTGCAAGACCAAGCAAAAGATTTGTGCTATGCCATTCGATAGcatcaacatttctgagaaatGATTATATTTAGTTTGTGAAAGCATGGACACAGCATGCCGTTTTAGACAAGAGGTAATTAATGGTTGTGTCATTCCACCACTGGTTAGCGAGGCTCAATGTCTGTGTAATTGGTGGCCAGCTCTTTCAGACGCATAGCCAAACAAAAGATTTGCGCTTATGGTAATGCTATCCTACTGAATAGattcaacatttctgagaaaaactaCCCCCTGCTGAAGCCCAGTAATATGTTTTGCCTACAGTTCAGCAAGATGTGTCCAATGGGTGTTAAAAGGGTAAAGTTAAGTTCAGAATCAGTACTTGAAGGTATGAATGGGACCTACGTTAGCCAAACTCTAAATATTCCGACATTCCCGGTTGACTCATACTTctcatttgggttttttgtcCTCGTTTGGAAGTAACGATGGCCACCAACTCTAATCCACTGTAATGCAGTGACTGGTTTAAGGCTCGGTGCCtctctaatgtccagcgcatcCAAGATTCAATACAAAATACCACCTAAGTaaacacatttccaaaaatattctcattttgtCCAAGGTGTTCACCCTGAACACGATTCCCACAAGAATCACAACTGTTGTCCTCCTTGCAGTTTCAAGGCGTGTCTCTGCACCTTGTCCTTGTATGCTGCTGTGAGAGAACatttatctctttctctctgcctgcTGTTTGTTGGATCGGGTCAGAGTGAGACTGTGCCAGGACGGCTGCAATCCGACTCAGAGAGAGTGCAAAATTGCTTGCACTTCCCAAACAGGATGCGTGTGTTTGCTTTGTGAATCAGATGGGAAATGATGGGGAAAATGTAATGCTAAAAGCAGGAACGGGGCATTTAGAGGGAAGCAGCTTCAGAGAGTTTTACACGTTAGGAGATAAGagttgctgcagcagcaaaatTGAGTGCAATGAACGTCTCGAGTTTcttttaaacagcaaaaacGTATACAGACGGTCTTAAAAATGCATGCACTGACAAATTATACTCTGGACATGAATCGACGAGCTCTTTCTTTGCAGGGTGCTCAAGAAAGTAAAGGACTACACCCTGTTCCCTCTTGTTTGGCTAAACGAGGTAAAGAAAATTTGCACAACgtactttgaagtttgtgggTGTAACTTGACAGAATCGGAAGGTGACGTGAATCAGTAATCGTCTTCCGTTCTGTTTTCAAACAGACAGCGACGCTGGATGATGAAACGGCAGAGATGTTCAAGAAGGAGCTCATTTCTCGTATCCAGATGCTGGAGATCATACAGCAGGTGCTCCTGGGTGTCGGTATTGGCGTCTTCCTCCTGTGTCTTCTTGGTTTCTTTATTGTGCGGAGGAGCCATAACAAAAAGGAGCTTGCGTAGTAAATCGCAGGCTCACCAGTTTGTTGCGCATATAACCACAGTGCATTCAAACCGCCAGGCGACATCAACCCTTTTTGATATAGACTTGCAATTTTTTTGCAATCATGTCTTATTTATAATGTCAGATCtccttttatttgaaaaagggAGGAatactgtgatttttttaaccGCTCAGGAGAGCTGAATTTCTTTGCCAattcttgttttgatttgaaacacTGTAACATGAACTGAATCAGGGATTTCTTGAGGGAGAATTAGAAACCCCCCTCAGCTGTCAGGTAAACCCTTTATGTCTCCAGGCAGAGAGAAATGGGTTTATTTGACGCCCTATGACTGAAAGGTAGAAGCGTAAATGTGCATATAGTTTGCTAA
This region includes:
- the cd36 gene encoding platelet glycoprotein 4, translating into MVPEPNSHHQQEKSTQHRLNVGKFIKQEVNFMDLTKLRPETPLKSPSFQGAYSAIPTELHSIVETLIKTTNSSLFQRRTVKELLWGYTDPILRGDVGFFLDYNNTYDGPFDVFTGKDDIANVGKIDKWKESKSLSFWNDEYCDMLNGTDASSFPPFVNKKDPLFFFSSDICRSVSASYERTMNLKGIDVYRFSLHALTLASPEVNPDNKCFCSNMKTTKNCTLAGVLDISACQQGRPIYISLPHFLHGSPSLRTDVLGLNPHEEHHKTFLDVEPTSGFTLNFAKRIQVNMMYGPSKVITVLKKVKDYTLFPLVWLNETATLDDETAEMFKKELISRIQMLEIIQQVLLGVGIGVFLLCLLGFFIVRRSHNKKELA